The Mycolicibacterium cosmeticum sequence CACAACGAGCTGTCCACGCTCGAGGCCGAGATGGTCGTCGAGAAGAAGGCCGTCGAGGACCAGCGCGACGCCGACCTGGAGGCCCGGGCCCAGAAGCTCGAAGCCGACCTGGCCGAACTCGAGGCCGAGGGTGCCAAGTCCGACGTGCGCCGCAAGGTGCGCGACGGCGGCGAGCGCGAGATGCGTCAGCTGCGTGACCGGGCCCAGCGCGAGCTGGACCGGCTCGACGAGATCTGGACCACCTTCACCAAGCTGGCTCCCAAGCAGCTGATCGTCGACGAGGTGCTCTACCGCGAGCTGCAGGACCGCTACGGCGAGTACTTCACCGGTGCCATGGGTGCGGAGTCGATCAAGAAGCTGATCGAGAACTTCGACATCGACGCCGAGGCCGAGTCGCTGCGCGAGACCATCAAGAACGGCAAGGGCCAGAAGAAGCTGCGCGCCCTCAAGCGCCTGAAGGTCGTCGCCGCGTTCCAGCAGTCCGGCAACTCGCCCATGGGCATGGTGCTCGACGCCGTTCCGGTGATCCCGCCGGAGCTGCGCCCGATGGTTCAGCTCGACGGTGGCCGGTTCGCCACCTCCGACCTGAACGACCTGTACCGCCGCGTGATCAACCGCAACAACCGGCTCAAGCGACTGATCGACCTCGGTGCCCCCGAGATCATCGTCAACAACGAGAAGCGCATGCTTCAGGAGTCGGTGGACGCGCTGTTCGACAACGGCCGCCGCGGCCGTCCGGTCACCGGACCGGGCAACCGTCCGCTCAAGTCGCTGTCCGATCTGCTCAAGGGCAAGCAGGGCCGGTTCCGGCAGAACCTGCTCGGTAAGCGCGTCGACTACTCGGGCCGTTCGGTCATCGTGGTCGGCCCGCAGCTGAAGCTGCACCAGTGCGGTCTGCCCAAGCTGATGGCGCTGGAACTGTTCAAGCCGTTCGTGATGAAGCGTCTGGTCGACCTGAACCACGCGCAGAACATCAAGAGCGCCAAGCGGATGGTCGAGCGGCAGCGTCCCCAGGTGTGGGATGTCCTCGAAGAGGTCATCGCCGAGCACCCGGTGCTGCTCAACCGTGCACCCACCCTGCACCGCCTCGGTATCCAGGCCTTCGAGCCGCAGCTGGTGGAAGGCAAGGCCATCCAGCTGCACCCGCTGGTCTGTGAGGCGTTCAACGCCGACTTCGACGGTGACCAGATGGCAGTCCACCTGCCGCTGAGCGCCGAGGCGCAGGCCGAGGCCCGCATCCTGATGCTGTCCTCGAACAACATCCTGTCGCCGGCGTCGGGCCGCCCGCTGGCCATGCCGCGTCTGGACATGGTGACCGGGCTGTTCTTCCTGACCACCGAGGTCGAGGGGGACACCGGCGAGTACACGCCGGCCGCCAAGGATCAGCCGGAGACCGGGGTGTACAGCAGCCCGGCCGAGGCCATCATGGCGCTGGACCGTGGCGCGCTGAGCGTGCGGGCCAAGATCAAGGTGCGGCTGACGCAGCAGCGTCCGCCCGCCGCGCTGGAGGCCGAGCTGTTCCCGGAGGGGTGGAAGCCGGGCGACGCCTGGACCGCCGAGACCACGCTGGGTCGGGTGCTGTTCAACGAGCTGCTGCCGAAGGGCTACCCCTTCGTCAACGCGCAGATGTTCAAGAAGGCGCAGGCCTCGATCATCAACGATCTGGCCGAGCGGTACCCGATGATCGTCGTCGCGCAGACGGTGGACAAGCTCAAGGACGCCGGCTTCTACTGGGCCACCCGCTCGGGTGTCACGGTCTCGATGGCCGACGTGCTCGTGCCGCCGCAGAAGCAGGAGATCCTGGAGCGCTACGAGGCCGAGGCCGACTCGATCGAGAAGCAGTACCAGCGCGGCAAGCTCAACCACGACGAGCGCAACGGCGAACTGGTCAAGATCTGGCAGCAGGCCACCGAAGAGGTCGGTAAGGCTCTCGAGTCGTACTACCCCGAGGACAACCCGATCATCACGATCGTGAAGTCCGGCGCCACGGGCAACCTGACCCAGACCCGCACGCTCGCGGGCATGAAGGGTCTGGTCACCAACCCGAAGGGTGAGTACATCCCGCGTCCGATCAAGTCCTCGTTCCGCGAGGGCCTGACCGTGCTGGAGTACTTCATCAACACCCACGGTGCCCGTAAGGGTCTGGCCGACACCGCGCTGCGTACCGCCGACTCGGGTTACCTGACCCGTCGTCTGGTGGACGTGTCGCAGGACGTCATCGTGCGTGAGACCGACTGTGAGACCGAGCGCGGTATCAACGTCACCCTCGCCGAGAAGCAGGAAGACGGCAGCCTGGTCCGCGATCAGCACATCGAGACCTCGGCGTACGCCCGCACGCTGGCCACCGATGCGGTGGACGCGGACGGCAACGTCGTCGTCGCCCGCGGTCACGACCTGGGCGACCCGGCCATCGACGCGCTGCTGGCGGCCGGCATCACCGAGGTGAAGGTCCGCTCCGTGCTGACCTGCACCACCGGCACCGGTGTCTGCGCCATGTGCTACGGCCGCTCGATGGCCACCGGCAAGCTCGTCGACATCGGCGAGGCCGTCGGTATCGTCGCCGCGCAGTCCATCGGTGAGCCCGGTACGCAGCTGACCATGCGTACCTTCCACCAGGGTGGTGTCACCGGTGGCGCCGACATCGTCGGTGGTCTGCCCCGTGTGCAGGAACTGTTCGAGGCCCGCGTGCCGCGCAACAAGGCGCCCATCGCGGATGTCGCCGGACGTGTCCGTCTCGAAGAGACCGACAAGTTCTACAAGATCACCATCGTTCCCGACGACGGCAGCGAAGAGGTTGTCTACGACAAGCTCACCCGCCGCCAGCGGCTGAAGGTGTTCAAGCACGAGGACGGCTCCGAGCGTCTGCTCTCCGACGGTGACCACGTCACCGTGGGCCAGCAGCTGATGGAGGGTGCTGCCGATCCGCACGAGGTGCTGCGTGTGCAGGGCCCGCGCGAGGTGCAGATCCACCTGGTCAAGGAGGTCCAGGAGGTCTACCGGGCCCAGGGTGTGTCGATCCACGACAAGCACATCGAGGTCATCGTCCGGCAGATGCTGCGTCGCGTCACGATCATCGACTCGGGTGCCACGGAGTTCC is a genomic window containing:
- a CDS encoding DNA-directed RNA polymerase subunit beta'; amino-acid sequence: MLDVNFFDELRIGLATADDIRNWSYGEVKKPETINYRTLKPEKDGLFCEKIFGPTRDWECYCGKYKRVRFKGIICERCGVEVTRAKVRRERMGHIELAAPVTHIWYFKGVPSRLGYLLDLAPKDLEKIIYFAAYVITDVDNEMRHNELSTLEAEMVVEKKAVEDQRDADLEARAQKLEADLAELEAEGAKSDVRRKVRDGGEREMRQLRDRAQRELDRLDEIWTTFTKLAPKQLIVDEVLYRELQDRYGEYFTGAMGAESIKKLIENFDIDAEAESLRETIKNGKGQKKLRALKRLKVVAAFQQSGNSPMGMVLDAVPVIPPELRPMVQLDGGRFATSDLNDLYRRVINRNNRLKRLIDLGAPEIIVNNEKRMLQESVDALFDNGRRGRPVTGPGNRPLKSLSDLLKGKQGRFRQNLLGKRVDYSGRSVIVVGPQLKLHQCGLPKLMALELFKPFVMKRLVDLNHAQNIKSAKRMVERQRPQVWDVLEEVIAEHPVLLNRAPTLHRLGIQAFEPQLVEGKAIQLHPLVCEAFNADFDGDQMAVHLPLSAEAQAEARILMLSSNNILSPASGRPLAMPRLDMVTGLFFLTTEVEGDTGEYTPAAKDQPETGVYSSPAEAIMALDRGALSVRAKIKVRLTQQRPPAALEAELFPEGWKPGDAWTAETTLGRVLFNELLPKGYPFVNAQMFKKAQASIINDLAERYPMIVVAQTVDKLKDAGFYWATRSGVTVSMADVLVPPQKQEILERYEAEADSIEKQYQRGKLNHDERNGELVKIWQQATEEVGKALESYYPEDNPIITIVKSGATGNLTQTRTLAGMKGLVTNPKGEYIPRPIKSSFREGLTVLEYFINTHGARKGLADTALRTADSGYLTRRLVDVSQDVIVRETDCETERGINVTLAEKQEDGSLVRDQHIETSAYARTLATDAVDADGNVVVARGHDLGDPAIDALLAAGITEVKVRSVLTCTTGTGVCAMCYGRSMATGKLVDIGEAVGIVAAQSIGEPGTQLTMRTFHQGGVTGGADIVGGLPRVQELFEARVPRNKAPIADVAGRVRLEETDKFYKITIVPDDGSEEVVYDKLTRRQRLKVFKHEDGSERLLSDGDHVTVGQQLMEGAADPHEVLRVQGPREVQIHLVKEVQEVYRAQGVSIHDKHIEVIVRQMLRRVTIIDSGATEFLPGSLTERAEFETENRRVVAEGGEPAAGRPVLMGITKASLATDSWLSAASFQETTRVLTDAAINCRSDKLQGLKENVIIGKLIPAGTGIARYRDIQVQPTEEARAAAYTIPSYEDQYYSPDFGQSTGAAVPLDDYGYSDYR